In Desulfuromonas sp. KJ2020, a single window of DNA contains:
- a CDS encoding universal stress protein, with product MIILAHDGSIYSDWVARYALHFAATEKDRKLLVLHVQDGEVPPDIVDARFEQLAGECDAFNVEFIPQSLPLGSSVHRTLRQAVPHDPESLLICGTRVKPRRQRYLTGTISEKLLRMHLCPVLVMRIVQPGLLGNPHDLLLPLTGYRYGFSAIAPFIQRLAPHLRYVYLCQTVQVNPLRHPHMTSAMERALKQKGFDRLEKIYQEMAEFLGPYAFRCDRLVTIADKWEQEVLMLASRLKAQLMLLGLSERTLAYRVFHSAAIEGVLHKTPCDIGIYRAL from the coding sequence ATGATCATTCTGGCACATGATGGCTCGATCTACAGTGACTGGGTCGCTCGATATGCCCTGCATTTCGCGGCTACGGAAAAGGACCGCAAGCTGCTGGTGCTGCATGTGCAGGATGGTGAAGTTCCCCCGGATATTGTCGATGCACGTTTCGAACAATTGGCCGGGGAATGCGATGCTTTCAATGTGGAGTTCATACCCCAGTCTCTGCCCCTCGGGTCTTCCGTACACCGCACCTTGCGCCAGGCTGTTCCGCACGATCCCGAGTCCCTGCTGATCTGCGGAACCCGGGTGAAACCCCGGCGCCAGCGCTACCTGACCGGCACCATTTCAGAAAAACTTCTGCGTATGCACCTGTGCCCGGTTCTGGTCATGCGGATTGTTCAACCGGGTCTCCTGGGAAACCCCCACGATCTGCTTCTGCCGTTGACCGGTTATCGGTACGGTTTCAGCGCTATCGCACCATTCATCCAGCGGCTGGCTCCCCATCTTCGCTACGTGTATTTATGTCAGACCGTGCAGGTTAATCCCTTGCGACATCCCCATATGACCTCGGCAATGGAGCGGGCGCTTAAACAAAAAGGCTTCGATCGTCTCGAAAAAATCTATCAGGAAATGGCGGAATTCCTCGGTCCTTATGCTTTCCGCTGTGATCGCCTCGTGACGATTGCCGACAAATGGGAACAGGAGGTCTTGATGCTCGCCAGTCGTCTGAAGGCCCAGCTGATGCTTCTTGGCCTCAGTGAGCGCACCCTGGCCTATCGGGTTTTTCACAGTGCGGCCATCGAAGGGGTTCTGCACAAAACACCTTGCGATATCGGCATCTATAGAGCCTTATGA
- a CDS encoding cation-transporting P-type ATPase, producing the protein MSDSQQIHNLSVEHVFRSLGSGPEGLSSAEAHERLQEIGKNSVEVRDPWRLTRSLLRQFTNFFTLLLFVSAIICFVAERLQPGQSMVVLGWALAGVALLNALFSFIQEYRAEKAMAALRHFLPQKVEVMRAGETMTLLADELVPGDLLLLHEGDRVPADARLVEGSDLMVNNAPLTGEAKPLALTSESVAGRLVESHNVAFAGCLVLSGTGRAVVFATGLRTEFGKLAHLSQAIRRTSSPLERQTAHMVRVLTGIAVTLGVLFFLYGVFTGRPLWVNLVFMMGIIVANVPEGLLPTFTLALAMGSLRMARKNVLVTSLNAVEALGATQVICTDKTGTLTRNQLAVSRLRPPGGESDFSEAEESEQFLLMAFCASEVHLVDGEYSGDPLDVAIAEKLAELRQSRTLPDLKQKHFPFDVNLKRAGGTGEVSAQTVFAVKGAWEVIRPLVSAVKLPGQAAQPATAEELDQAERIMRELAESGHRVVAVAGRHLAEPSLAGAGREALEQDLTLYGFVGIEDPLRPEVPQSLKQCHSAGIKVILITGDHPDTALAVAKRCGIVANDLSNERVMTGETLENLTEKELEEALSGGIQIFARTSPSQKMKIVMALKNLDLVVAMTGDGVNDAPALKAADIGIAMGKSGTDVARASAQIILLDDNFASIVAGIEEGRTVFSNIRKFTNYVLVSNGPEILPYLLYILLPVPLALTVIQILSIDLGTDIVPSMALGQEPPTEEVMQQPPRSGEFRLLSPGLVLHSYLFLGLLEAIWSLSLFFWVLWEGGWQYGSDLAADDPLYRSATGIALATILLMQIGNLIGRRYPARSGLDAGIFKNRLMLAGIIIQVVFSWALLYVPWVQVILGTGPVKGSVYLAAWLGIPLIFGADYLRKRLMIPQE; encoded by the coding sequence ATGAGTGACTCACAACAGATACACAATCTCTCCGTTGAGCATGTCTTCCGGTCTCTGGGCAGTGGCCCGGAGGGGCTCTCTTCGGCCGAGGCCCATGAACGATTGCAGGAAATCGGAAAGAACAGTGTCGAGGTTCGCGATCCCTGGAGACTGACACGCAGTCTGCTGCGTCAGTTCACCAATTTTTTCACCCTCCTCTTGTTCGTTTCGGCCATCATTTGTTTCGTGGCGGAAAGGCTGCAGCCCGGACAAAGTATGGTTGTCCTCGGTTGGGCTTTGGCGGGTGTCGCCCTGCTGAATGCGCTTTTCAGCTTTATTCAGGAATATCGAGCAGAGAAAGCCATGGCGGCTCTGCGCCACTTTCTGCCGCAGAAAGTTGAAGTCATGCGCGCCGGCGAGACCATGACTCTGTTGGCCGATGAGCTGGTTCCTGGTGATCTGCTGTTGCTGCACGAGGGCGATCGGGTGCCTGCCGATGCGCGCCTGGTCGAGGGAAGCGACCTCATGGTCAACAATGCGCCGCTGACCGGCGAGGCCAAGCCGCTAGCCTTGACCTCCGAGTCGGTTGCCGGCCGCCTTGTAGAAAGCCACAATGTCGCATTTGCCGGTTGCCTGGTGCTCAGTGGCACCGGCCGCGCCGTGGTTTTTGCCACTGGTTTGAGAACCGAATTTGGCAAACTGGCCCATCTGTCTCAGGCTATACGGCGGACCTCCTCGCCTCTGGAAAGACAGACCGCCCATATGGTGAGAGTGCTCACCGGCATCGCGGTGACGCTTGGAGTTCTGTTTTTCCTTTATGGTGTCTTCACGGGGCGGCCCCTTTGGGTGAATCTGGTCTTCATGATGGGCATCATTGTCGCCAATGTCCCTGAAGGGCTGCTGCCGACCTTTACTCTCGCCCTGGCCATGGGCAGCTTGCGCATGGCGCGCAAGAATGTTCTGGTTACGAGCCTGAACGCTGTCGAAGCCCTGGGGGCGACCCAGGTCATCTGCACCGACAAGACCGGAACCCTGACCCGCAACCAGCTTGCGGTCAGCCGCTTGCGACCCCCAGGCGGAGAAAGCGATTTTTCCGAGGCGGAGGAAAGTGAACAGTTCCTGCTGATGGCCTTTTGTGCGTCCGAAGTCCATCTCGTCGACGGCGAGTACAGCGGCGATCCTCTCGATGTCGCTATCGCGGAAAAGCTGGCGGAATTACGTCAGAGCAGAACACTTCCCGACCTGAAGCAAAAGCATTTTCCTTTCGATGTCAACCTGAAGCGAGCCGGTGGAACCGGCGAGGTCAGCGCACAGACGGTATTTGCGGTCAAAGGCGCCTGGGAGGTCATCCGCCCGCTGGTCTCGGCCGTCAAACTCCCGGGTCAGGCAGCGCAACCGGCGACAGCGGAGGAATTGGACCAGGCTGAGCGCATCATGCGCGAGCTGGCCGAGTCTGGCCACCGGGTTGTGGCCGTCGCCGGTCGACATCTTGCGGAGCCGTCCCTTGCCGGAGCCGGGCGGGAGGCATTGGAACAGGATCTCACCCTATACGGTTTTGTCGGCATCGAGGACCCGCTGCGGCCGGAGGTGCCCCAGTCCCTGAAACAATGCCATTCGGCAGGCATAAAGGTAATCCTGATCACCGGGGATCATCCGGACACCGCCTTGGCAGTCGCCAAGCGTTGTGGAATTGTGGCCAATGATCTGTCGAATGAGCGGGTCATGACGGGTGAAACCCTGGAGAATCTCACCGAGAAAGAGCTCGAAGAGGCGTTGTCCGGGGGGATCCAGATATTTGCCCGCACCAGCCCGTCGCAAAAGATGAAGATTGTCATGGCCCTGAAGAACCTCGATCTCGTAGTGGCCATGACCGGGGACGGGGTCAATGACGCTCCGGCCCTCAAAGCTGCCGACATTGGCATTGCCATGGGCAAAAGCGGAACGGATGTGGCCCGCGCCTCCGCCCAGATCATTCTTCTCGATGACAACTTCGCCTCGATTGTCGCTGGCATCGAGGAGGGGCGAACCGTATTCAGCAATATCCGCAAATTCACCAATTACGTTCTGGTCAGCAATGGTCCGGAGATCTTGCCCTACCTGCTCTATATTCTGTTGCCGGTGCCGCTGGCCCTGACCGTGATTCAGATTCTGTCGATTGACCTTGGCACCGATATTGTCCCCTCCATGGCCCTCGGTCAGGAGCCCCCCACTGAGGAGGTAATGCAGCAACCGCCCAGAAGCGGCGAATTCCGCCTCCTTAGCCCGGGACTGGTTCTGCATAGCTACCTTTTTCTCGGTCTGCTGGAGGCCATCTGGTCACTCAGTCTGTTCTTCTGGGTCCTGTGGGAAGGCGGCTGGCAGTACGGTTCGGATCTGGCCGCCGACGATCCCCTCTACCGCTCGGCTACGGGGATCGCCCTGGCCACCATTCTGTTGATGCAGATCGGCAATTTGATTGGCCGAAGATATCCGGCGAGGTCGGGGCTCGATGCGGGTATTTTCAAGAATCGTCTGATGCTGGCCGGTATTATTATTCAGGTGGTTTTTTCCTGGGCGTTGTTGTATGTACCCTGGGTGCAAGTCATTCTCGGCACAGGACCGGTCAAGGGGAGTGTCTATCTGGCCGCCTGGCTCGGCATACCGCTCATTTTTGGCGCCGATTATTTGCGTAAGCGGCTGATGATACCCCAAGAGTGA